The region GGGACGGCATCGCCGAACCAGAAGCTTACGTTAGCAGGGACGATGAGTTTAAAGGAGCAGGCATCGGCAAACGCCGATACTGCTGCGTACGGCCAGATTTGGGTAAAAACGGCTACCCCCAACCAATTATGGTTTACGGATGATGCGGGCACCGATGTACAGTTGGGTGTCGGAGGCGGTGGTGGCGCTTCTGCTATCAATGACCTTTCAGACGGTATTACGAATACAACAAGTGTATTTCTGGGCTCCGGTGCCGGAGTTAGTGATGATGGGACGAACAACAACAATACGGCATTAGGAACAGGTACTTTAAACCAAAATACCTCTGGTTCAGGAAATACTGCAACTGGGTTCCATGCATTAAACCAAAATATCACAGGCTTCCAAAACACTGCAACTGGATTCATGGCATTACGATACAACACCACAGGTGTCCAGAATGCTGCAAATGGAGACCTCGCGTTAACATCGAACACCACAGGTTCCAATAATACCGCCAATGGTACTTTGGCATCGGGTAACAACACTGAAGGTCTCAATAATACTGCCATTGGGTCCGCGGCATTAAATTATAATCAGATAGGAAATAATAATGTATCTTTAGGGTACCAGGCAGGATTGGGTGTGAATGGAAACAGCCAATCCAATAACATCTTTCTCGGGTACAGAGCGGCAGATAATGTAACAACCGGGTCAAACAACATCGTTTTAGGCTATGACATAGATTTGACGACTCCCACGAGTTCTAATACCTTAAACATTGGTAATCTTATTTTTGGGACAGGCATTGACGGGACCGGCACGACTCTTTCAAGCGGCAACGTCGGCATCGGCACGACAAGTCCGACTGATAAGCTGACTGTGAAGGGATTAGCTACTTTCCTTGACTCTGCAGACAATAATCGTCTCGCAATTGGATTTGATGTAGAACCCATCATTGAGCTTCGTGACTCTGCAGGTAAAGATCGGATTTTGATTGATGTTGATGATGCACAAGGTGGCGTCTTCGAAGTGCTTAATGCGACTGAGCAGCAATTAGCTATTATGACTGAAGGTGTGGGAGGGAATGGAGTTGTTATCGTAAGGCCAGCAAGTAGTAGTGCTGAAACTGCTGGTATGGGAGGTGATGGTGTCTTATTCGTCAACACCGGCACCGGTACAAGAGTTGCGGAGATGTTTTCAATAAGTAGCACTGGTAATGGGGCTATTAACCTCTATAGTTCGACAGGTACTAACGGAATGTTTCTAGGTGGTGATGGTACTGCTTCTAAAGTTAATGGAACATCGTGGACAGTATTATCGGACGAAAGACTTAAAGTCATTCATGGTACTTTTGATGCGGGGATTGACGAGGTATTAAAACTACAGCCAATAAAATTCCGATACAAGAAGGACAATTTAATGAATCTTCCTGAAAATGGTGAGCATATCGGCTTTAGCGCTCAGGAGGTCCAAAAGATTCTGCCGGAGGCGGTAAGTGAAAATGCGAAGGGATTTCTTCAGATACAGAGTGATCCGATCTTATGGTCAATGCTTAATGCCATCAAGGAGCAGCAGGTACAGATCGAGCAACTCAAGATGGACAATGAGATTGCCAGAAGAGATAATACCGCCCTCAAGGCCGGGAACAATCTGCTGAGGGAAGAGTTAGTCTCGCAGAAAGAGCGGCAGAATGCTCTCGAAGCAATGTTCCTTGTCGGAACAGGAGCCCGGAAGAAAAAGCTGGTAAAATTGAATGATAATAAAGTGATTACAAAATAATAATTTAGCTCAGGAACTTTAACATAATTATACAGGAATTCCAAAGTCTTTGGTCCCGTAGGATGGCATGGACAACTTTTGTTTGTCCGTGTTTTCAGTTTATTACAACGCTTTGCATGGACACACAAAGTGGTCCATGCCATCCCGCAAGTATAATTTATATTGACATGTAAGTAAAATATTGTACCATAAACGCAATTTGAATAATTATTTAGGTAATTATAATGAACTTGATATCTACTGTTAAAGGTTTATTAGTTCTATCATTTTTTCTTGTATCTGTTTGTGCCTTGCCAGTTGGCGCTCAAACCACACATAAACTCTACGCTTTTGTGAATGATGCAAAAGGTGATGTGGAGATAAAGAAGGCAGATACACAAACGTGGGCCGCTGCAACCACAGAAAGTATAATTTCTGCGGGAGACCAGATCCGCACAGGCCCTTTCTCAAATCTACAGCTTGTATTTGCCGATAGCAGTTTCATCATGGTAGATTCCTTTTCTCATCTCACTATTAATAAATTCTCGGTAACGGACAACGTTGTCGGTACAAACCTCTTCTTAAGTGTTGGTTCTGTCATCAGCACCTTAAATGATAATGTTTCGTTTGAAAATAAGTATACAATAATGACTCCTGCAACAACTATATCGTTGAAGGGTGGTGAAATCAAAAAAGTTGTAGTCGGTGCAATGTACAATGATACTATCAGGACAAACAATAAAAAGTATACTGTTGCAGTTGACAAAGAAACAGGTGAAACAGCTAAGGAAAAGAAGGGGCAGAAGGTCTCTTCTCTCCCTCCAAATTAAAAACATTAGACGCTTTAAAAAAGATATAGCAGTTGAATATATAGGCAAATAGGCAAAAACCTGAGCGAATAGCGCTGAGGCAGTTAGGCCTTTATTCATTGGAGGAAAACGTGTTATGATAATTCGCTACTTTTCTGTAAAACCCAGGTGTGGACTGAAATTGAAAATATTCCTTACGATATTTCTTGTTTTTCTCTCTTTTCAGCAGACATTGATGTCGCAGGAGAGAATAGCCGTAATATCTAAATATAAGGGACAGGTAAGTGTTAAGCATGATGGGGCGCGGAAAGAGGTAAGAAAAATCGGTAACAGGATAAGAAACTCCTCTGTTTATGATGAAGATGAGGTTGAAACTAAGCCTGTTTCCACAGCAGAAATAGTTTTTAACGACAATACACACCTGGAAGTCAAAGAAGATACTACACTTAAAATTACAACAAAACAGTTAAGCGAAGCAGAGAGAGGGAAAAAGGGCCTTATCAGGACAGTTGCCGATACTCAAAGAAACGTTGTCAGAAGAGTTGACCTGAAGATGGGAAAATTGTGGGCAAACATAACTCCAAGCAAGTCAGTCCTGACTGAGTTTGAAACACCTACCGGTGTGGCGTCCGTAAGGGGCACGATAATAAGTCTGGTTTATGATGGAATCAATACATTAATGGAAGTATTCCAGGGATTAATGGAGTTTAAAAGTAAAGATGATGTATTACGGTTTGAGATCACAGGTGGCGTAGAGGCAAATATTTTTGAACCGGCGCCGGGAATGATCACGTTAGAAGTATTATCAGGAAGACTTTCTATCCCAACTGGCGCTGGAGATGTAAATCTCGGTGAAGGAAGTAAGATGACCTTAAAAAAGGCAGATGATGGCACTGGTGGGAGTGTTGTTGACAGTGTGAAAGGTGAGGCAACCATAACTGACGAAAATGGCAATACGACAAATCTGAAGAGTGGTAAAAACCTGGGTACTTTACCGGGAAGTTCTTCCGGTAGCAGTAATTCGAAAAAATCTGTGAAAAAGTTTCAGAAGGATGCCGAAGGCTATAGCTATAATGGTAGTTCAAGATTGGAAGGAATGCCAGCAGTTTGGAATCCTCCCACTCCAGGCCCTGGTATGGAAGAGGGACCGGGTACAAGTGAAAATGAAAATGGTGGAGGAGCTAGAGAATCTATAGAATCTGGAGATTTTAGAGAACCTGGGGGACATGAGGGCCCACCCTGTACTTTAGCCCCAGATTTCGGAAGTATAAGCTGCCCCGATCTTGGTGATATTTTGGGCCCGATTACTGAATAAGTAATCTGTATAGGAATTTCAAAGTTTTTGACTCTTTAGGATGGTACGGACAAACAAGGTTGTCCATGTAACCACGTACGGTTAGCAAAAAAAATGTCGAAGGCTTCCAGCCTGTAGCGAATTGCACGTTTGGGCGAGTAGTCTTTTATTTCAGACAGGCGGAGATAGAAATGCGTAGTAAATTAAATAAGTTCGGCGTTATCTGCATTATGTTTTATGTATGCTACACAGGCATTAAAGCAGACAATATTGTTTCCGGCCAGACCTTGATAGAGCAGGCGACCGGAGTGCGGCAGCTGAAGCAGGACCTGGAGGCGCAGCGTGAAATGGATTTGAAGCGTGACCTTGCGCAACGCTTTCCGTGGGATTGGGGAGGTTATGAAAGGTTCTCTTTTCTCACATTTGACGATATCGATAACAGGGGTGTTTCAGATAAACGTAGAACACAGAGAGTCAGTAACACATATCTGTGGGGCAACATGAACGTTGGCGATATACATAATTTTTATATGAGACTTCATCTCAAGTATATTGATTGGAACCAGGGAGATGAGTACAGGAGTACAGAGAACCAGTTTAAGTGGAACCTTGAAGAGGGCTTTAACTATGGTACGTATACCCTGTCAATTGATAGGGCGTTAAAAAAATACTTCAATTATGAGGCCCCGTTTCAAATGAAATTAACGGCCGGGAGGTTCCGCTCGTCCCTGGGAAACCAGATGGTATATACAAGGAGGGCGAATGGTGTTCAGTTGGAAGGAAAAAGTAAGTGGCTGGATGTTAAACTGTTCGGATTCAGAAACCTCAATGACGAAGAGAATATCGATTTCAGCGTACCGGGTTTCCGCTCCAGTAAACGTTTTTTTTATGGTACCGAAATAACATATAACGGTTTCAAGCAACATAGGCCTTATGCATATGCGCTGATACAGGAAGACGATAGCGGAGAAAATATTGAAGTCTCTTTTCAGGATTACGAATACGACTCCAGATATTATGGTATCGGGTCCCGAGGTAGAATTATAAATGGACTTCGTTATGATATAGAGGGAGTCCTGGAGGACGGTAAGAGCTTTCCTCAGGCTAGCGCGGCTTCAATAGCGGCCGGAGAATCACCCGATAACGTACAGATAGATGCCTGGGCGCTAGACGCCAATCTGGCTTACACATATAATATATTAACAAAACCACGTTTTACGGCGGAGTACCTGTTTGGTTCAGGTGATTCTGACCGTGTAACTCCGGGCAGGGTAACGACAACTGCGTTTGGTAATAAAGAGGGGACTACAGACAGAGGTTTTCTGGGCTTTGGTTATAAAAGTACTGGCAACAGCCTCGCTCCCCGCTTATCCAACCTTCAGATGCTTAAGTTTGGAACGTCCTTTACACCATCAGAATTCATCAGTAAAGGAAACAGGAGTGTTCGCGCGGAAGTAGACTTTTTCCTGTTTCGTAAAGACAAGAAAGAGGCGGCAATATCTGACTTCAGGGCAGACAGACCGCAGCGAAACATCGGTAAGGAGTTTGACGTGAATATTACGTGGCAAATATTTTCAGATTTAAAGGCATCTGTAAATTACGGCAGGTTTTACCCGGGGAACGCGTACAGTGACAAAGATGCCAGGGATTACGTACTGTGCAGGATAGTGTTTCAGTTTTAAAGAGAGATATAAAATGGGCTTTACAATCAACAGAAAACGTATAATCAACTACTTTTTTTTATCCCTTTTAGCGTTACTGCTGCTGTCTCCGGGCAGATGCGCCTCAGCAGGTAATGGTGATAATATATACAGGGACCTGATTGAAAGGGAAATTGTTACATACGAGGATGGTTGCAGGGCAATATCTTGTTTTGCGGAAGTGTCTGCTGCGACAATGACATTCAACGAAATGGTGGCAGAACTTGAGGAAAAAGGGATTGTAGAAAAGAGTTGGAAATACAAGGCTGAAACGCCGCTTACACGCGGGACAATGGCTTTTATGATCTCTAAATTACTTAAGATAAAGGGAGGCCTGACCATGCGTGCGATAGCTCTGACCAGGCGCTTCACCCGCTTTATATCAAAGGGGTTTAAGAAAAAGAATGGCCCACTCTTGCCTGATATCGGTATGAGTAAGCGATATGCCTATAGGGAAACTCAGCATATGGGTCTGTTGCCGTCAGGCAACAATAAAACATATATTACAGGTACTGATATGTTGGCAGGATTGTATAGATTAGAGCAGTATATCAAAGCGGAAGAGAGAAAAGAGAAGAAGGTAGAGAAAAGGAAGGAAAAAAAAGAACGAGTAGTATCTAAGACTCCCACAGGAAAGCCATAAGAAGGTGATATATGAAATTATTGTCTAAGAAATTGTTGATTGGCATGGCACTGGTTTGTTAATAAAAATAAAAAATAATTATGAAATCTTTTTATCTACTGTATTGCCTTATACTAACATTTTTTATTAATAGTTCTTTCTCTTTCGGAGCAGAATTTAGCTACGATGTTAGTAAATATACACAGGTTTCAGGTAATTCCATATTTATAGACAATTTTAATGACGATGTAGAACCTCCCGACGGGCCAAGTGGGGCTTCAACATACCGCACTCTTTTTCCGTTTTCTGCTAATGCTGAGAGCGGGGGATTCCTGAATCTTAATGGCAATGATGCGTCTTCGTTTACAGGTGATGAGGACAATGTGATTGGAGCAGAATTGAATGATAATACGTATTTCTTCAATTCTGGTTCTGGAGGAACGGTGGAGTGTAAATTTAGATTTACGAATGGAATTAATGAGGGAAGTGGTTTTCAGATTAGCATACTCACATTGTCTACAGTGGTACCTGGTCAATCGCCTGTTATTGCAGAATCAGCATTTTTCAATTTAGAAAAGAGATTATCGGGTGAAATTTTTGCAACTTTTGGTTCTCTGACAAATAACTTAGATGTAGTGATAAGTGATTCAAATATTACCAGTTTACTAAACGGAATTACTGACGTAACCCTTAAACTGAATATAGATAATGCAAATGTCGTTACCGCATCACTTGATATTGGCAGTAACGGTAGTATCGATGTAACGATGCAAGGCTCTCATACATTAGCTTTTTTGTCTGGAGAAGACTATACAGGTTCATTCTCGGGTTGGATGGAGCGTGCTATTCGAAATGGCTTTAATACCTATACGCTGGCAAGTAATGATGATGAGTCAACAGGAGAAGTGCAAATCGGTTTCACCGTAAACTTTTTTGGCTTAAACTTTTCCAGCCTGTTTGTCAACAATAACGGCAACATAACCTTCGATAGCCCTTTAACTACGTATACACCATTCGATCTTACCACTACTGGCCAGCAAATCATTGCTCCATTCTTTGCTGATGTTGATACCAGGAATTCAAGTTCTGTAACATATGGAACGGGTACAGTTGGTGGCCATAATGCGTTTGGGGTCAACTGGGAAAATGTTGGTTATTATAATCAGAATGCAGATAAACTCAACAGTTTTCAGCTTGTGTTAATTGATAGATCTGATACTGGAACTGGTAATTTTGACATTGAATTGAACTACGATAAAATTGAATGGGAAACTGGGGATGCAAGTGGTGGAACTGGAGGGTTAGGTGGTGATTCTGCAAGATCAGGATATTCTAACGGTACAACTAATGCGGGGACCTTCTTAGAGCTTCCGGGTTCAGCGGTAAACGGAGCATTGCTTGATTCAAACATGGTTACAGGAATTATTCACAATAGCAACAATAGCAATCTGCCAGGACGTTATTTGTTTAAAGTAAGGAACGGTGTGATTGAATGTACTTTTTTTGTTTCACCTGTAAGCGGGTCTTTTGATACAGGCGGAGGCACGGGTACTGTTGATATAACGGCGCCAGGTGGATGTGATTGGACTGCTCTAAGCAATGACTCCTGGATAACGATAACGTCAGGAAGTAGCGGAAGCGGTAATGGGGAGGTGCTTTATTCTGTTTCTGCAAGCACAAATGCAAGAGTTGGCACAATGACCATAGCCGAAGAAACGTTTACCGTGAGAGTTTGTACATTTTCCATTTCACCTGAAAGTGGACATTTTGATACAAGTGGAGGTACTGGTACTGTAGATGTAACGGCGCCTGGTGGTTGTGATTGGACTGCTTTAAGCAATGACTCCTGGATAACAATAACATCAGGAAGTAACGGAAGTGGTAATGGGACAGTAGCATATTCTATTGAAGAAAATACAAGTTCTGTGTCACGTACTGGCACTCTTACTATTGCCGGGCAGACATTTACCGTTATACAAACCGAAAATTGTACTAACGGAATAGACGATGATGGGGATGGAGATGTTGACTGTGCTGACTCTGATTGTTTTCCTCCGTGCGCAATAAAGTTGACGGGTACGTCACCTTTATATGGCGTTGCTGTGGATTTTAGTAATCTGTGCGCTGTTATCAAACCTATTGAGATAAAGATGTGGGCGGAGTTTCCGGGAATTGTTAATAATATCGTTTTGCTTAATCTTGAAACGGCACTTCCGGCTGCCCCATTTAACAGAAATAATATAGAGCTGATTCCAGAAGGCGTGTTTAATTTTAAAACAGGTGTTGTATGGCATATAAGACTGATTGACCCAACGACCGGAGAGGAATTCTGTACTGACTCGGTAATAATACCTGCTGAGGTTCCTTAAAACAGGTATTGATATTAGGGTTTGCATAAAGGCCGTGTCAACAAACTGTCCACCTCGCGCACACTTGGCATAGGGGGAAACATAGGGACAACCCCCATATAAAAATATGGGGGTTGTCCCTATACTGTTCTATACTGTTCTATACTGTTCTATACTGTTCTATACTGTTCTATACTGTTCTATACTGTTCTATACTGTTCGGCACGGTATTTGGTTTTGAATTCAGATGTTAGATTTTGTGGATGGTCATTGTACCCTGAGGTTATTAAAATACAAGAGGAAGCGAAAGTATGATGAAAAGAGAAAATAAAGACGTACCTCTCCCCTGAGAGGTTGATGGTGACAATTAACCATATACTCTTATTTTTGATTGTCAGATTTAAGTTTTTCAATATGTGCTATGAGTTCATCGAGCGTAGCCCATCCTTGAAAGTAAAGGCATATCATCTCGAAGGTACGTTTTGTTGGTTTGCGGCCTGCCCAAAGCCTGATCAACAGATTAGCAATCAAAGCACAGTAGACTTGAATGGTAATTCCGTTTTGAGATTGTGCCAATAAATGCTGGCAACCCAATATACACTTAAACCATCTGAAGAAGAGTTCAATTTGCCAGCGATAACGATAGATAAGCCCGATGATCTCTGCCGGTAAATCCATGCGGTCAGTGGCAATCAATATTGTTTGCTCGGCAGATCGAGTCCTGAATGTCTTCTTGCTTGAGACACGAGATTTACGTTTGTAGTAGCCTGAGAGTACCCGTTCATCGTAATAGTGAATCTGTATAATTCTTATAGGCTTGGAGATGTCCTCACGTTTCTGTTTACTCCCAAGCCAAATAGTACGATCAAACTCAACCCCAGCTTCACGGTCCGCTTGAGTCAGTGTGTGCTCTTTAATCGTTTCATATGATGCGTTATCTCTAAGTCGGACAACAGAG is a window of Candidatus Scalindua japonica DNA encoding:
- a CDS encoding tail fiber domain-containing protein, with protein sequence MKTDKKHYLLFLMSVAILAAVFALPSGIHAANIVAKLPSNDGNDAFEVQDSGSVSLMDVLSDGKVGIGTATPKEIFQIGDRWTFSDGGWKVMGLNSFWDGVNDVRIENGPSAALAFTSLGDILFRTASSGSTGDLLDGGGFSTWVTPPFIIKNDGKVGIGTSSPSRRFEIFESDTGAHQQILSISSVFGGSVNNFRSIVWRDEFDQTVAGIGSVWDGTSNNIHFHSQYKGGVKSESDVTMSIMGTGKVGIGTTVPSAILSVKDDLSSTSNAMQIDTDGSGTALYVAVEGTGDVLHAFQSTTDNGLTVKNSGNVGIGTASPNQKLTLAGTMSLKEQASANADTAAYGQIWVKTATPNQLWFTDDAGTDVQLGVGGGGGASAINDLSDGITNTTSVFLGSGAGVSDDGTNNNNTALGTGTLNQNTSGSGNTATGFHALNQNITGFQNTATGFMALRYNTTGVQNAANGDLALTSNTTGSNNTANGTLASGNNTEGLNNTAIGSAALNYNQIGNNNVSLGYQAGLGVNGNSQSNNIFLGYRAADNVTTGSNNIVLGYDIDLTTPTSSNTLNIGNLIFGTGIDGTGTTLSSGNVGIGTTSPTDKLTVKGLATFLDSADNNRLAIGFDVEPIIELRDSAGKDRILIDVDDAQGGVFEVLNATEQQLAIMTEGVGGNGVVIVRPASSSAETAGMGGDGVLFVNTGTGTRVAEMFSISSTGNGAINLYSSTGTNGMFLGGDGTASKVNGTSWTVLSDERLKVIHGTFDAGIDEVLKLQPIKFRYKKDNLMNLPENGEHIGFSAQEVQKILPEAVSENAKGFLQIQSDPILWSMLNAIKEQQVQIEQLKMDNEIARRDNTALKAGNNLLREELVSQKERQNALEAMFLVGTGARKKKLVKLNDNKVITK
- a CDS encoding FecR domain-containing protein codes for the protein MNLISTVKGLLVLSFFLVSVCALPVGAQTTHKLYAFVNDAKGDVEIKKADTQTWAAATTESIISAGDQIRTGPFSNLQLVFADSSFIMVDSFSHLTINKFSVTDNVVGTNLFLSVGSVISTLNDNVSFENKYTIMTPATTISLKGGEIKKVVVGAMYNDTIRTNNKKYTVAVDKETGETAKEKKGQKVSSLPPN
- a CDS encoding FecR family protein — its product is MIIRYFSVKPRCGLKLKIFLTIFLVFLSFQQTLMSQERIAVISKYKGQVSVKHDGARKEVRKIGNRIRNSSVYDEDEVETKPVSTAEIVFNDNTHLEVKEDTTLKITTKQLSEAERGKKGLIRTVADTQRNVVRRVDLKMGKLWANITPSKSVLTEFETPTGVASVRGTIISLVYDGINTLMEVFQGLMEFKSKDDVLRFEITGGVEANIFEPAPGMITLEVLSGRLSIPTGAGDVNLGEGSKMTLKKADDGTGGSVVDSVKGEATITDENGNTTNLKSGKNLGTLPGSSSGSSNSKKSVKKFQKDAEGYSYNGSSRLEGMPAVWNPPTPGPGMEEGPGTSENENGGGARESIESGDFREPGGHEGPPCTLAPDFGSISCPDLGDILGPITE
- a CDS encoding alginate export family protein; its protein translation is MRSKLNKFGVICIMFYVCYTGIKADNIVSGQTLIEQATGVRQLKQDLEAQREMDLKRDLAQRFPWDWGGYERFSFLTFDDIDNRGVSDKRRTQRVSNTYLWGNMNVGDIHNFYMRLHLKYIDWNQGDEYRSTENQFKWNLEEGFNYGTYTLSIDRALKKYFNYEAPFQMKLTAGRFRSSLGNQMVYTRRANGVQLEGKSKWLDVKLFGFRNLNDEENIDFSVPGFRSSKRFFYGTEITYNGFKQHRPYAYALIQEDDSGENIEVSFQDYEYDSRYYGIGSRGRIINGLRYDIEGVLEDGKSFPQASAASIAAGESPDNVQIDAWALDANLAYTYNILTKPRFTAEYLFGSGDSDRVTPGRVTTTAFGNKEGTTDRGFLGFGYKSTGNSLAPRLSNLQMLKFGTSFTPSEFISKGNRSVRAEVDFFLFRKDKKEAAISDFRADRPQRNIGKEFDVNITWQIFSDLKASVNYGRFYPGNAYSDKDARDYVLCRIVFQF
- a CDS encoding nidogen-like domain-containing protein, with amino-acid sequence MKSFYLLYCLILTFFINSSFSFGAEFSYDVSKYTQVSGNSIFIDNFNDDVEPPDGPSGASTYRTLFPFSANAESGGFLNLNGNDASSFTGDEDNVIGAELNDNTYFFNSGSGGTVECKFRFTNGINEGSGFQISILTLSTVVPGQSPVIAESAFFNLEKRLSGEIFATFGSLTNNLDVVISDSNITSLLNGITDVTLKLNIDNANVVTASLDIGSNGSIDVTMQGSHTLAFLSGEDYTGSFSGWMERAIRNGFNTYTLASNDDESTGEVQIGFTVNFFGLNFSSLFVNNNGNITFDSPLTTYTPFDLTTTGQQIIAPFFADVDTRNSSSVTYGTGTVGGHNAFGVNWENVGYYNQNADKLNSFQLVLIDRSDTGTGNFDIELNYDKIEWETGDASGGTGGLGGDSARSGYSNGTTNAGTFLELPGSAVNGALLDSNMVTGIIHNSNNSNLPGRYLFKVRNGVIECTFFVSPVSGSFDTGGGTGTVDITAPGGCDWTALSNDSWITITSGSSGSGNGEVLYSVSASTNARVGTMTIAEETFTVRVCTFSISPESGHFDTSGGTGTVDVTAPGGCDWTALSNDSWITITSGSNGSGNGTVAYSIEENTSSVSRTGTLTIAGQTFTVIQTENCTNGIDDDGDGDVDCADSDCFPPCAIKLTGTSPLYGVAVDFSNLCAVIKPIEIKMWAEFPGIVNNIVLLNLETALPAAPFNRNNIELIPEGVFNFKTGVVWHIRLIDPTTGEEFCTDSVIIPAEVP
- a CDS encoding IS4 family transposase translates to MLWALWLDEDHRAVKMHLEFSIHKGAPLQVQVTNANESEIAKLESVLTPGKLYCLDAAYAKYKFLEKIIRKSSSSVVRLRDNASYETIKEHTLTQADREAGVEFDRTIWLGSKQKREDISKPIRIIQIHYYDERVLSGYYKRKSRVSSKKTFRTRSAEQTILIATDRMDLPAEIIGLIYRYRWQIELFFRWFKCILGCQHLLAQSQNGITIQVYCALIANLLIRLWAGRKPTKRTFEMICLYFQGWATLDELIAHIEKLKSDNQK